From the Bdellovibrio reynosensis genome, one window contains:
- a CDS encoding cob(I)yrinic acid a,c-diamide adenosyltransferase, translated as MLCFAGVWHIEGTATMTDAPKAKIYTRTGDKGTTRLVDGSCVEKFNPRVEAYGTVDELNSYIGVVRSNLVNYSELTSLDAPLEKVQNELFNIGSLLATEKDEVFKLLPAITAEQIHFLEKEIDELTAQLPELKNFILPAGHQVASHLHVARTCCRRSERRSAEIAVKDERYAMALQYLNRLSDYLFVAARWVNEKTGHKDVLWKKT; from the coding sequence ATGCTCTGCTTCGCCGGAGTATGGCATATCGAAGGAACGGCAACGATGACTGATGCTCCGAAAGCAAAGATCTATACACGCACTGGTGACAAAGGGACAACGCGTCTTGTGGACGGTTCTTGTGTTGAAAAATTCAACCCTCGGGTTGAAGCCTATGGCACAGTGGATGAACTGAATAGTTATATTGGCGTGGTTCGCTCTAACCTTGTGAACTATTCGGAGCTGACTTCTTTGGATGCTCCCCTTGAAAAAGTGCAAAATGAACTTTTTAATATTGGTTCGTTATTAGCTACTGAAAAAGACGAAGTCTTTAAACTGTTGCCAGCCATCACTGCTGAACAAATTCATTTTCTTGAAAAAGAAATCGATGAACTGACGGCACAGTTGCCAGAGCTAAAAAACTTTATTCTTCCTGCGGGCCATCAAGTTGCTTCCCATTTGCATGTCGCAAGAACCTGCTGCCGACGTAGCGAAAGACGGTCTGCTGAAATTGCCGTTAAAGATGAACGCTATGCGATGGCTTTACAGTATTTAAACCGACTTAGTGATTATCTATTCGTCGCTGCCCGCTGGGTGAATGAAAAAACCGGCCATAAAGATGTGCTTTGGAAAAAAACTTAA
- the gspE gene encoding type II secretion system ATPase GspE produces MASVDIQTILSKATSLTKDQIRSVLNNQSVVRPITVGEALASKEFSTADEVVADLCKELGLDFIRDIPVSDISVDLIRDIPINYAKQHNILPYKEDQENLVALTSNPVNLKALDDLKVLFGKRVRPLVTTSSRVQDAINKVYEKSTANLSGLDEIDQEDYDLDDPIVDLLEAGEDDAPVIKMVNSLLFRAVKEKASDIHVEPYEKDMAVRFRTDGILFDVFKPPKKLQNAITSRIKVMANLNIAEKRLPQDGRIPLKVGGKDIDIRLSTVPTPYGERLVMRIQDRSSIVLELTQLGFSGENLDRLDDLLARSYGIFLVTGPTGSGKSTTLYGALTKLNKPDVNILTVEDPVEQRIHGVGQVQVNAKIGLTFAAGLRSFLRQDPDIIMVGEVRDLETAELAIQASLTGHLVLSTLHTNDSAGAFPRLIDFGVEPFLIATSIQGVVAQRLVRVLCPHCKAPYEPSDFEIQLLGVTREEAKNGHICRAMGCNHCNQKGYSGRTTISELLIVTDDIRSLIMQRKDGNTIKKQAVQNGMKTFRDHGVQKVLAGITTIEELTSNTQLDI; encoded by the coding sequence ATGGCGTCCGTGGATATTCAAACGATTTTATCTAAAGCAACTTCTTTGACGAAAGATCAAATCAGATCCGTACTCAATAACCAATCGGTGGTAAGACCTATCACCGTCGGTGAAGCTTTAGCTTCGAAAGAATTTTCCACGGCGGATGAAGTCGTCGCAGATTTGTGCAAAGAACTGGGTTTGGATTTTATTAGAGACATCCCCGTCAGCGATATCTCCGTCGACTTGATCCGTGACATTCCGATCAACTACGCAAAACAACACAACATCCTGCCTTACAAAGAAGATCAGGAAAACCTTGTGGCACTGACCAGCAATCCGGTGAACTTAAAAGCACTGGATGATTTAAAAGTGTTATTCGGTAAGCGTGTTCGCCCGCTTGTCACAACATCCAGCCGTGTGCAGGATGCAATCAATAAAGTTTATGAAAAAAGCACCGCGAATCTTTCTGGTTTAGATGAAATCGACCAAGAAGATTATGACTTAGATGATCCTATCGTAGATCTTTTAGAAGCTGGCGAAGATGATGCGCCAGTGATCAAGATGGTGAATAGCCTTCTGTTTCGCGCTGTAAAAGAAAAAGCATCTGATATCCACGTTGAACCCTATGAAAAAGATATGGCCGTGCGTTTCCGTACAGACGGTATTTTGTTTGACGTGTTTAAACCACCTAAAAAACTTCAAAACGCGATCACCTCCCGTATCAAAGTTATGGCGAACTTAAATATCGCTGAAAAGCGTTTGCCTCAAGACGGTCGTATTCCTTTGAAGGTGGGTGGTAAAGATATCGATATCCGTTTATCTACAGTGCCTACTCCTTACGGAGAACGCCTGGTCATGCGTATTCAAGATAGATCTTCCATCGTTCTTGAGCTGACTCAACTTGGATTTTCTGGCGAAAATCTTGATAGACTTGATGATCTTTTAGCACGCAGCTACGGAATCTTTCTTGTTACAGGGCCAACAGGTTCAGGTAAATCCACCACTTTGTACGGCGCTTTAACTAAATTAAACAAACCAGACGTGAACATTCTGACGGTAGAAGATCCTGTGGAGCAGCGTATTCACGGCGTCGGTCAGGTACAAGTAAATGCTAAAATTGGATTAACTTTCGCAGCTGGCTTAAGATCGTTTCTTCGTCAAGACCCTGACATCATCATGGTGGGTGAGGTCCGCGACTTAGAAACTGCGGAACTTGCTATTCAGGCTTCACTAACAGGTCACTTGGTTTTATCTACACTGCATACCAATGACTCTGCCGGTGCATTTCCCCGTCTTATTGATTTCGGCGTGGAACCTTTCTTAATTGCGACGTCAATTCAAGGGGTGGTGGCACAACGCCTTGTGCGTGTATTGTGCCCGCACTGTAAAGCTCCGTATGAGCCTTCTGATTTTGAAATCCAATTATTAGGCGTGACTCGCGAAGAAGCTAAGAACGGACATATCTGTCGCGCGATGGGTTGCAATCACTGCAATCAAAAAGGTTATTCAGGGCGTACCACGATCAGTGAACTTTTAATTGTGACAGACGACATCCGCTCTTTGATCATGCAACGAAAAGATGGTAACACTATTAAAAAACAAGCCGTGCAAAATGGAATGAAAACATTCCGTGATCATGGGGTACAAAAAGTTTTAGCTGGTATTACTACAATTGAAGAACTGACTTCAAACACTCAGTTAGATATTTAG
- the gspD gene encoding type II secretion system secretin GspD, with product MKKTVSIGLASLMTAQLVANTASAQFEDFPPPPPPPDFGDSGGDMANPPPPDFDVPQESPSTPSMPAPAPPSMRGSPSGPTGSAPRGGNEVLDKKAKDRFAQAPIEDINNQNFPETIESFDFPNVEITDVIKAISELTGKNFIIDPGVRGKITIIAPSKITVAEAYKAFLSALAINGFTVVPSGSFLKVKSARNAQRDNIETFSGAYYPNSDQMITRIIHLKHISAAQVNRDLRILPSKDGEMNIYEPTNSIIISDYGSNIDRVMKIISQLDVPGFEEQLEVIPIKYAKAKDLADLVDKIVNKGSKTQGGAPGTFTAGVPRFSRSAGASSQQGASFFMAIPDDRTNTIIVIGNKSGIVRIKKLIGQLDFKIRPEDSGGVYVYYVKNGDAEKIAATLQGVTKDATPKPSTGGSILSPIGAGGQMQAPQEIFGGDVKITADKTTNSLVITASKQDYEVVLNLLAKIDIPRDQVFVEAIIMEMSANDGNTWGIGYYQYGDSGYGKVGFNGGVNINDFLSPTGGTGAVIGFGQGSKVTVTDPVSKTSLEIPSLIGFINFLKTTKKANILSTPQIMTLDNQEGEIEVGDKVVTGSQTTTPTNGSPITTPTFDDATIKLTLKPFISPTNKTIRMEIKQQVKQLSTASTPKAFQDSTQPLASRNIKTVINVNDGDTAVLGGLMKEQDVESITKVPLLGDIPILGWLFKSRTIVKDKTNMVVFLTPKIIRNNTDTNSITSKKLDERIEFVKSQGGIDPFGKKMDEIHRKAKGTAAVDTSAPTVEEE from the coding sequence ATGAAAAAAACCGTCAGCATAGGACTTGCTTCATTGATGACAGCGCAGTTGGTTGCTAATACCGCCAGTGCTCAGTTCGAGGACTTCCCGCCTCCACCACCGCCTCCGGATTTTGGTGATTCTGGTGGTGACATGGCAAATCCTCCGCCGCCAGATTTTGACGTTCCTCAAGAATCTCCTTCAACTCCATCAATGCCTGCACCGGCTCCCCCTTCCATGCGTGGTTCGCCATCTGGCCCAACAGGTTCAGCACCTCGTGGTGGCAATGAAGTTTTAGATAAAAAAGCTAAAGATCGTTTCGCCCAAGCTCCGATTGAAGACATCAACAATCAGAACTTCCCTGAAACGATTGAATCCTTTGACTTCCCGAATGTGGAAATCACCGACGTTATCAAAGCGATTTCAGAATTAACTGGAAAGAACTTTATTATTGATCCAGGCGTTCGTGGAAAAATCACGATCATCGCTCCTTCAAAGATTACAGTGGCAGAGGCTTACAAAGCGTTCCTTTCTGCTTTGGCCATCAACGGCTTCACAGTGGTTCCTTCTGGCAGCTTCTTAAAAGTAAAATCAGCTAGAAATGCCCAGAGAGATAATATTGAAACGTTCTCTGGCGCATACTATCCAAATTCAGATCAGATGATCACGCGAATCATACACTTGAAACACATCAGTGCCGCTCAAGTGAACAGAGACCTGCGTATTTTGCCGTCTAAAGATGGTGAAATGAATATTTATGAGCCAACAAATTCGATCATTATTTCTGACTACGGTTCAAACATTGACCGTGTTATGAAAATCATCAGTCAGTTGGACGTTCCTGGATTTGAAGAACAACTTGAAGTTATCCCTATTAAGTACGCAAAAGCTAAAGACTTAGCAGACCTTGTTGATAAGATCGTAAATAAAGGAAGCAAAACCCAAGGTGGTGCTCCAGGCACATTTACTGCTGGTGTTCCAAGATTCTCTCGTTCTGCGGGAGCTTCTAGCCAACAAGGTGCAAGCTTCTTTATGGCAATCCCTGATGACAGAACAAACACGATCATCGTTATTGGTAACAAAAGCGGTATCGTTCGTATTAAAAAACTAATTGGCCAATTGGATTTCAAAATCCGCCCTGAAGATTCTGGTGGCGTTTACGTTTATTACGTAAAAAATGGCGATGCTGAAAAAATCGCGGCGACCCTTCAAGGTGTGACTAAAGATGCGACTCCGAAACCATCTACGGGCGGAAGTATTCTTTCCCCTATCGGTGCTGGTGGTCAGATGCAAGCTCCACAAGAAATCTTTGGTGGTGATGTTAAAATCACAGCTGATAAAACGACAAATAGCTTGGTGATTACAGCTAGCAAACAAGACTACGAAGTGGTTTTAAATCTTTTAGCTAAGATCGATATCCCTCGTGACCAAGTGTTTGTTGAAGCGATCATCATGGAAATGAGCGCCAACGACGGTAATACTTGGGGTATTGGTTACTATCAATACGGTGATTCAGGTTACGGCAAAGTGGGCTTCAATGGTGGTGTTAACATCAATGACTTCCTAAGCCCTACTGGCGGTACTGGTGCGGTGATCGGTTTTGGTCAAGGCAGCAAAGTGACTGTGACAGATCCGGTTTCTAAGACGTCGCTTGAAATTCCAAGCTTGATTGGTTTCATCAACTTCTTAAAAACAACCAAAAAAGCCAACATCCTTTCAACTCCACAAATCATGACCTTGGATAACCAAGAAGGTGAAATCGAAGTGGGTGATAAGGTTGTTACTGGTTCGCAGACAACTACGCCAACAAATGGTTCGCCTATCACGACGCCAACGTTTGATGATGCGACTATTAAGCTGACTTTGAAACCGTTCATCTCCCCTACGAATAAAACAATTCGTATGGAGATCAAACAGCAAGTTAAACAGCTTTCAACTGCAAGTACGCCGAAGGCGTTCCAAGATTCGACTCAGCCTTTGGCAAGTCGTAACATTAAGACAGTTATTAATGTGAATGATGGCGACACAGCGGTTCTGGGGGGATTGATGAAGGAACAAGATGTGGAATCAATCACGAAAGTTCCATTACTGGGTGATATTCCAATCTTGGGTTGGCTATTTAAGTCCCGCACGATCGTAAAAGATAAAACGAATATGGTTGTGTTCTTAACTCCGAAAATCATTAGAAATAATACGGATACCAATTCGATTACTTCAAAAAAACTGGACGAACGTATCGAATTCGTGAAGTCTCAAGGCGGAATTGACCCATTTGGTAAGAAGATGGATGAGATTCATCGTAAAGCCAAGGGAACTGCAGCGGTAGACACTTCAGCCCCTACTGTAGAAGAGGAATAA
- the gspC gene encoding type II secretion system protein GspC, which translates to MIFSNSRNSKNQRPPFEKWYSYLLFVFIGYCIADLAILAYRDRMLPQSAPAARPKAPPIDTSVNRGAYNSITSRNMFASNGEIPDPLVDKTKGPEAQKEQVPVPSQLPLNLIGTLVHSNPDKSLAAIEVRGKNQVISYTPGKEIEGMASIVRVERQKVIFRNLNSNRMEYIEMKKDGNKVAFGASAVSAGGKEVQKAGDNNFVIKRADLLKYTNDLSSVLMQARAVPNREPGTGNINGFRLLDMQPGSIYEQLGLQRMDVIKSVDGTPVDSPAKAMELYNSLKNSPKVTLQVERNGKNETMTYNIQ; encoded by the coding sequence GTGATTTTCTCGAATTCGCGAAACTCGAAGAACCAACGTCCGCCATTTGAAAAATGGTATTCCTATCTTCTTTTCGTTTTTATTGGCTACTGTATCGCTGATCTTGCCATTCTTGCCTACCGCGATCGCATGCTTCCACAATCCGCGCCAGCAGCCCGTCCCAAGGCTCCACCGATTGATACGAGTGTAAACCGCGGAGCTTATAACAGCATCACTTCCCGCAATATGTTTGCTTCAAATGGTGAAATTCCTGATCCTTTAGTTGATAAAACCAAAGGGCCTGAAGCGCAAAAAGAACAGGTCCCAGTCCCATCGCAATTGCCTTTAAATTTGATCGGAACTTTGGTTCATTCTAATCCTGATAAATCCCTTGCCGCGATTGAAGTTCGTGGCAAAAACCAGGTGATTTCTTACACTCCAGGAAAAGAAATTGAAGGCATGGCTTCCATCGTGCGCGTTGAAAGACAAAAAGTTATCTTCCGTAATCTTAATTCAAATCGCATGGAATATATTGAGATGAAAAAAGATGGCAATAAAGTGGCCTTCGGTGCTTCTGCCGTCAGTGCAGGCGGCAAAGAGGTGCAAAAAGCCGGCGATAACAATTTCGTGATCAAACGTGCGGATCTTTTAAAATATACAAACGATCTTTCTAGCGTTTTGATGCAGGCCCGTGCGGTTCCCAATCGTGAACCAGGCACAGGCAACATCAACGGCTTCCGTCTTTTAGACATGCAACCTGGAAGCATCTATGAACAACTTGGCTTACAACGAATGGATGTCATCAAGTCAGTTGATGGCACGCCAGTAGACAGCCCAGCAAAAGCAATGGAACTTTATAATTCATTGAAAAATTCACCGAAAGTGACTCTGCAAGTAGAGCGCAACGGTAAGAACGAAACAATGACTTACAATATTCAATAG
- a CDS encoding type II secretion system protein: MIRKNNGFTLVETVMAMVILASGLLLLSNSWSGSFMRVKKTQLSTEVAALLERKMIEVEMEYAGKPLDSIPEEKEDDFGEQYSQYSWKMTSKEFEVPDFSATLAAQTENTDELTMTIMKALTEHLSKSIKEVKVTIIYKGAKKPLEFSATQYFVDYNKELPMPGIPGGVGM, from the coding sequence GTGATTAGAAAGAATAATGGATTTACGTTAGTAGAAACAGTGATGGCCATGGTCATCCTAGCGTCGGGACTTTTGCTTTTGTCAAATTCCTGGAGCGGCAGTTTCATGCGCGTAAAGAAAACCCAGCTTTCTACCGAAGTCGCTGCCCTTTTAGAACGAAAAATGATTGAAGTAGAAATGGAGTATGCGGGAAAACCGCTGGATTCTATTCCGGAAGAAAAAGAAGACGATTTCGGCGAACAGTATTCCCAATATTCTTGGAAGATGACTTCCAAGGAATTTGAAGTCCCCGATTTTTCAGCGACCCTTGCGGCACAAACTGAAAACACCGATGAACTGACGATGACAATCATGAAGGCATTGACAGAGCATCTTAGCAAATCCATCAAAGAAGTTAAGGTGACTATCATCTATAAGGGCGCGAAAAAACCTTTAGAATTTTCCGCAACCCAATACTTTGTAGATTACAATAAAGAACTTCCTATGCCTGGCATCCCAGGGGGAGTTGGAATGTGA
- the gspF gene encoding type II secretion system inner membrane protein GspF, whose protein sequence is MPIFEYKGLTRDGKNVKGVVDADNLRTARTKLKKDNIYVIDIRDKKKTDPKKKAGSVRTTKKVGVKELSLMTRQLATLVKANIPLVDALTAVSEQVENPVLSEALADCKNMVNEGATLHKSLAKYPNIFTNIYVSMVEAGEMSGSLDVILMRLAEFTEAQADLKAKVSSAMTYPIIMMTVTIGLLGFLFIFLIPKMVTVFESAPNLELPWYTVMIIDASQFMVNYWYLVVGVVLITYLMFKNWKNTPAGAKQWDAISLKLPIVGPTVRMVAVSRFTRTLATLLNGGVPMLAALDIVRNVVSNHVLAKAIDEARSNISEGESIAGPLKKSGQFPPIVIHMVNIGEKTGELENMLSQVSDAYDFQVKTKLEGLTSLMGPVVIVLMGFAIGMIVVAVMVPMFEMANIAG, encoded by the coding sequence ATGCCGATTTTTGAGTACAAAGGCCTTACCCGAGATGGAAAAAACGTAAAAGGCGTCGTTGACGCCGATAATTTGCGTACGGCTAGAACTAAGCTCAAAAAAGACAATATCTACGTCATCGATATCCGCGATAAAAAGAAAACAGACCCCAAGAAGAAAGCAGGTTCGGTTCGCACGACTAAAAAAGTCGGAGTGAAGGAACTTTCTTTGATGACCCGTCAGTTGGCGACTTTAGTTAAAGCCAACATTCCTTTAGTTGATGCTTTAACTGCGGTTTCTGAACAAGTTGAAAATCCTGTTTTGTCTGAAGCTTTGGCTGACTGTAAAAACATGGTCAACGAAGGGGCGACTTTGCACAAGTCCTTAGCAAAGTATCCAAACATTTTCACCAATATATATGTTTCAATGGTGGAAGCCGGTGAAATGTCAGGAAGCTTGGACGTTATCTTAATGCGTCTTGCAGAGTTCACTGAGGCCCAAGCAGATTTGAAGGCCAAAGTCAGCAGTGCTATGACTTACCCGATCATCATGATGACAGTGACGATTGGTCTTCTTGGTTTCTTATTCATCTTCTTGATTCCAAAAATGGTGACGGTGTTTGAATCAGCGCCAAATCTGGAACTTCCTTGGTATACAGTCATGATCATTGATGCCAGCCAGTTCATGGTGAACTATTGGTACTTGGTTGTCGGTGTAGTTTTGATTACATATTTAATGTTCAAAAATTGGAAGAACACCCCGGCTGGTGCAAAACAGTGGGATGCAATTTCTTTGAAGCTTCCGATTGTGGGTCCGACCGTAAGAATGGTCGCGGTGTCTCGTTTTACTCGCACCCTTGCAACTTTATTAAACGGTGGCGTCCCCATGTTAGCCGCATTAGATATCGTGCGTAACGTAGTTTCTAACCATGTGCTTGCTAAAGCTATTGATGAAGCGCGCAGCAATATCTCTGAAGGTGAATCCATTGCAGGTCCATTAAAAAAATCAGGACAATTCCCGCCCATCGTTATCCACATGGTGAACATTGGCGAAAAAACAGGCGAACTTGAAAATATGCTTTCACAGGTTTCTGACGCCTATGATTTCCAAGTGAAAACCAAGTTAGAAGGTCTAACAAGTTTAATGGGTCCTGTGGTCATCGTTCTTATGGGTTTTGCAATCGGCATGATCGTGGTTGCGGTCATGGTACCTATGTTTGAAATGGCTAACATTGCCGGCTAG
- the gspG gene encoding type II secretion system major pseudopilin GspG gives MFVLRNRKGMTLIEIMIVLAIIGSIAALLLPNITGQLDKSKVKEAKIQMTQIVNALSMYYTDCGKYPQSLEGLSKADADCSNWGPEPYYKKDLKDPFGNELVYSVEGSEYDLKSFGKDGREGGSGNDKDITLDDVQ, from the coding sequence ATGTTTGTTCTTAGAAACCGCAAGGGTATGACTCTTATCGAGATCATGATCGTACTTGCGATCATCGGCAGTATCGCAGCTCTTCTTCTTCCCAACATCACGGGACAATTGGATAAATCCAAAGTGAAAGAAGCTAAAATTCAAATGACTCAAATCGTGAATGCACTTTCAATGTATTACACTGATTGCGGTAAATACCCACAAAGCCTTGAAGGTCTATCAAAAGCAGACGCTGATTGCTCGAACTGGGGACCAGAACCTTACTACAAAAAAGATCTTAAAGATCCATTCGGAAACGAACTTGTTTACAGCGTTGAAGGTTCTGAATACGACCTTAAGTCTTTCGGTAAGGATGGACGCGAAGGTGGTTCTGGAAACGATAAGGACATCACTTTAGACGACGTTCAGTAG
- a CDS encoding N-formylglutamate amidohydrolase, with protein MSANENIPLLVTIPHSGEKIPSQAPWLKGLPEEILMCDVDRYVDFLYEPALQKLKIPLVKTEWHRYAADLNRIPEDVDSTSVIGNKNPAGSFNRGFHWVITTYKHQLLPEPMSPEIHKELVDLVYTPFHESVKKQFQNYSDQGFKKIFHIDAHSMPSVGTSEHRDPGEIRADIVVSDSKGKSCDPRFKDLVIAAYVTAGFKVGYNWPYFGGRVTEQYGHPSKGHHTLQVEMNRSLYMDEKTKKLKPEEAKKVQDKVLFALNYIRSNLMHIM; from the coding sequence ATGAGTGCAAATGAAAATATCCCATTGCTGGTGACCATTCCCCATAGCGGCGAAAAAATTCCTTCCCAAGCCCCTTGGCTTAAAGGATTGCCTGAAGAAATCCTGATGTGTGATGTGGACCGTTACGTTGATTTTCTTTACGAACCCGCTTTGCAAAAGCTTAAAATTCCTTTGGTAAAAACAGAATGGCATCGTTATGCCGCGGACTTAAACCGAATTCCAGAAGATGTGGATTCAACTTCGGTGATTGGTAACAAAAATCCAGCAGGATCATTCAACCGCGGTTTTCATTGGGTCATTACGACCTACAAACATCAACTGCTTCCTGAGCCGATGAGTCCTGAAATCCACAAAGAACTTGTGGATCTGGTTTACACTCCCTTTCATGAGTCAGTAAAAAAACAGTTTCAAAACTATAGCGATCAAGGCTTTAAAAAGATTTTTCATATCGATGCCCATAGCATGCCATCAGTGGGAACAAGCGAGCACCGCGATCCAGGTGAAATTCGCGCCGATATTGTGGTCAGCGACAGCAAAGGCAAAAGCTGTGATCCAAGATTTAAGGATCTTGTGATTGCTGCCTATGTGACCGCTGGTTTTAAAGTTGGTTACAACTGGCCTTACTTTGGTGGCCGTGTCACAGAGCAATATGGTCATCCAAGCAAGGGACATCATACTTTGCAGGTCGAAATGAACCGATCGCTTTACATGGACGAAAAAACGAAAAAGTTAAAACCAGAAGAGGCGAAGAAAGTTCAGGATAAAGTCCTTTTTGCGCTGAACTATATCCGCAGCAATTTGATGCACATAATGTAA
- a CDS encoding pilus assembly FimT family protein produces MRSNRGFTLIEIMIVLAILAALIVVGAPRLLRKEGNIKNVARSFIVLSKEVRNKARLTNSTYRIVINMDPQDEKYWVERASGPQPVDPEAYEKAQEKSEDKDEDAPPPLFQIDKSIGKEKTLPRGLRFGSVETINMKSPMTSGTAYVHFFPEGFVEAAAIQITDGNKLTWTLVFNPLTGQADIIEKAQSLKDIQR; encoded by the coding sequence ATGAGATCGAATCGGGGCTTCACGTTGATTGAAATCATGATCGTGCTGGCAATTCTAGCAGCACTGATCGTTGTCGGGGCCCCCCGCCTTTTGCGAAAAGAAGGCAATATCAAAAATGTCGCTCGCAGCTTCATTGTTTTAAGTAAAGAAGTTCGCAACAAAGCCCGCCTTACAAATTCCACTTATCGCATCGTTATTAATATGGATCCCCAAGATGAAAAATATTGGGTCGAACGCGCCAGTGGTCCACAGCCTGTAGATCCTGAGGCCTACGAAAAAGCCCAAGAAAAAAGTGAAGACAAAGATGAGGATGCTCCACCTCCGCTTTTTCAAATCGATAAATCCATCGGAAAAGAAAAAACTTTGCCGCGTGGTTTACGATTTGGCTCTGTAGAAACCATCAATATGAAAAGTCCTATGACATCGGGCACAGCCTATGTCCACTTTTTCCCGGAAGGTTTTGTAGAAGCCGCTGCCATACAAATCACCGATGGAAATAAATTAACATGGACTCTTGTTTTTAATCCTTTAACGGGTCAAGCTGATATCATAGAGAAAGCTCAATCGTTAAAGGACATTCAACGGTGA
- a CDS encoding cytochrome c biogenesis protein ResB codes for MNKASAPQKNLIKTLNKPLASLKLAVFIIISLAVITAVGTFVEAKYDAYAAKKLVYDTWYMYAIMGLLVINLTAVMLDRWPWKKRHASFVLAHIGIIILLAGAYITAHHGLDGSMRVGIGESNNLVQVPETDLTVYTSFDGDRYSKTLEQEVDFFKKPPSSEKPFVVPTYEGQIKIVDYKKYVLPSRKVVPGEEGKAGAGVRFQLQNPNVNVVEWLVQKKPNALASQNFGPAQIFLGSAPIKGRGKNEIFLTPDKEGLQYVVFQKDSEKPLKKGFVKEGDVFDPGFKMALSFRVLRYLPAALEEWDLKDSDAPTPLTTSAIKIIFENKEHWVLLNDMVKLFTNNSVYLLTYGNRRIDIGFPIKLHKFEVARYQGTMRAAAYQSLVEVPKAGEHLISMNEPLKHNGLTIYQASFQEEQGQPVASIFSINHDPGRFLKYLGSLVISLGIVLLMWFKHLDFKVGKSRKHDGDNA; via the coding sequence TTGAATAAGGCTTCTGCGCCCCAAAAAAATCTTATCAAAACACTCAATAAGCCCCTGGCTTCTTTGAAGCTTGCGGTCTTTATTATCATCTCTCTTGCAGTTATCACGGCCGTCGGAACTTTTGTTGAAGCAAAGTATGATGCCTATGCTGCAAAAAAGCTCGTCTATGACACTTGGTATATGTACGCCATCATGGGGCTTTTGGTTATCAACCTAACTGCCGTAATGTTGGATCGCTGGCCGTGGAAAAAGCGCCATGCCTCTTTCGTTTTAGCCCATATTGGTATCATCATTTTGTTAGCCGGCGCCTACATTACTGCGCACCATGGCCTTGATGGTTCCATGCGGGTAGGAATCGGTGAAAGCAATAATTTAGTGCAGGTTCCTGAAACAGATCTCACTGTCTACACATCGTTTGACGGTGATCGCTATTCAAAAACCTTAGAGCAAGAAGTGGATTTCTTTAAAAAACCGCCAAGCTCTGAAAAGCCCTTTGTTGTTCCCACTTACGAAGGACAAATTAAGATCGTCGACTACAAAAAATACGTTCTGCCTTCACGCAAAGTTGTTCCTGGGGAAGAAGGTAAAGCGGGTGCAGGGGTTCGCTTCCAGTTGCAAAATCCCAACGTAAATGTCGTTGAATGGTTGGTGCAGAAAAAACCAAACGCTTTAGCGAGCCAAAATTTCGGACCTGCGCAAATTTTCTTAGGCTCCGCACCGATCAAGGGGCGTGGTAAGAATGAAATCTTCCTGACTCCAGATAAAGAGGGCCTGCAATACGTCGTCTTTCAAAAAGATTCTGAAAAACCTTTGAAAAAAGGCTTCGTGAAAGAAGGCGATGTTTTTGATCCAGGCTTTAAAATGGCCCTTTCTTTTCGTGTTCTACGCTATTTGCCAGCAGCCCTTGAAGAGTGGGATCTGAAAGATTCTGATGCGCCTACGCCACTAACAACTTCGGCAATTAAAATCATATTCGAAAATAAAGAGCACTGGGTTTTGCTAAACGATATGGTGAAACTTTTCACGAACAACTCCGTTTATCTTTTAACCTATGGCAACCGTCGTATTGATATCGGTTTTCCAATCAAGCTGCACAAATTCGAAGTGGCTCGCTATCAAGGAACCATGCGTGCGGCGGCTTACCAAAGTTTAGTGGAAGTACCAAAAGCGGGTGAACATTTAATTTCGATGAATGAGCCTTTAAAACACAATGGCCTGACTATTTACCAAGCAAGCTTCCAAGAAGAGCAAGGTCAGCCCGTGGCTTCGATTTTTTCAATCAATCATGATCCAGGTCGATTCCTGAAATATTTAGGATCGTTAGTGATAAGTTTGGGTATCGTTTTATTGATGTGGTTTAAGCATCTTGATTTTAAAGTTGGAAAATCACGTAAACACGACGGGGATAATGCATGA